The Mesorhizobium loti genome includes a region encoding these proteins:
- a CDS encoding glutamate--tRNA ligase has protein sequence MTVTVRFAPSPTGRIHIGNARTALFNWLFAMNNKGRFIQRFDDTDIARSKQEFSDAILYDLHWLGIFPDATEYQSRRFEVYDAAVERLKAAGVLYACYETPEELDLRRKVRRTRGLPPVYGREALALTHEQIAEYQADGRRPHWRFLLPNFSSDPQQPERTEIHWNDLVRGEETVDLASLSDPVLVREDGTYLYTLPSVVDDIEMGVSHVIRGDDHVTNTGVQIALFQALAATPPVFGHHNLLTTASGEGLSKRTGALSIESLREDGIEPMAVASLAVLVGTSENVAAVPTMGELAERFDPAATSKSAAKFDPDELFVLNRTLLHHMPFAEAQDRLIVLGVSGEQAEPFWLAVRGNLDRLADAVNWWRILREGPQEKPEFSDEDRDFLGQAFDLLPEEPWTATIWKDWTGKIREATGRKGKALFMPLRTALTGLSSGPELADLLPLMGREGTLARRP, from the coding sequence ATGACAGTTACCGTTCGTTTCGCCCCGTCGCCAACCGGCCGCATCCATATCGGCAATGCGCGCACGGCTCTGTTCAACTGGCTGTTTGCCATGAACAACAAGGGTCGCTTCATCCAGCGCTTCGACGACACCGACATTGCCCGCTCGAAGCAGGAGTTTTCCGACGCCATCCTCTACGACCTGCATTGGTTGGGCATTTTTCCCGACGCCACCGAGTACCAGTCGCGGCGTTTCGAGGTCTATGACGCGGCGGTCGAGAGGCTGAAGGCGGCAGGCGTTCTCTATGCCTGCTATGAAACGCCGGAGGAACTCGATCTGAGGCGCAAGGTGCGCCGCACGCGTGGTTTGCCGCCCGTCTATGGCCGCGAGGCGCTGGCGCTGACGCACGAGCAGATCGCCGAATACCAGGCCGATGGCCGCCGTCCGCACTGGCGGTTCCTCCTCCCCAATTTCTCAAGCGATCCGCAACAGCCGGAACGCACCGAAATCCACTGGAACGATCTGGTGCGCGGCGAGGAAACCGTCGACCTCGCTTCGCTTTCCGACCCGGTCCTTGTGCGCGAGGACGGCACCTATCTCTATACGCTTCCCTCCGTGGTCGACGACATAGAGATGGGCGTCAGCCATGTCATCCGTGGCGATGATCACGTCACCAACACCGGCGTGCAGATCGCCCTGTTCCAGGCGCTGGCTGCCACGCCGCCAGTGTTCGGCCACCACAACCTCCTGACCACCGCATCGGGCGAGGGATTGTCGAAGCGCACCGGCGCGCTCTCGATCGAAAGCCTGCGCGAGGACGGCATCGAGCCGATGGCGGTCGCCTCGCTGGCCGTGCTGGTCGGCACTTCGGAGAATGTCGCGGCGGTGCCGACGATGGGTGAACTCGCCGAACGCTTCGATCCGGCGGCAACTTCGAAGTCGGCGGCCAAGTTCGATCCGGACGAGCTGTTCGTGCTCAACCGGACACTGCTGCACCACATGCCGTTCGCCGAGGCGCAAGACCGGCTGATCGTGCTCGGCGTCTCGGGCGAGCAGGCCGAGCCGTTCTGGCTGGCGGTGCGCGGCAATCTCGACAGGCTGGCCGATGCGGTCAACTGGTGGCGTATCCTGCGCGAGGGCCCGCAGGAGAAGCCGGAATTTTCCGATGAAGACCGCGATTTCCTCGGACAGGCGTTCGATCTGCTGCCGGAGGAACCCTGGACCGCGACGATCTGGAAGGACTGGACGGGCAAGATCAGGGAAGCGACCGGCCGCAAGGGCAAAGCCCTGTTCATGCCGCTCAGAACAGCCCTTACCGGACTGTCTTCGGGGCCGGAGCTTGCAGATCTATTGCCGCTGATGGGTCGGGAAGGAACGTTGGCCCGACGACCCTGA
- a CDS encoding GNAT family N-acetyltransferase, translated as MPDCEISFDPSRIDFRATSDLLMASYWGAGRSDEVHRRAFANSLCVSAYIDGKQVGFGRAITDRTVFAYLADIIIWPEHRGQGIGSRLVQALIDHPEVRTVFHWSLSTSDAHGLYEKLGFKPSTDGRYMRLDRIPE; from the coding sequence ATGCCCGACTGTGAAATCAGCTTCGACCCGTCACGGATCGATTTCCGGGCGACATCCGACCTGTTGATGGCGAGCTATTGGGGCGCCGGGCGCAGTGACGAGGTCCATCGCCGCGCCTTTGCCAATTCGCTTTGCGTCAGCGCCTACATCGATGGCAAGCAAGTCGGCTTCGGGCGGGCGATCACGGACCGTACGGTGTTCGCCTATCTCGCCGATATCATCATCTGGCCCGAGCATCGCGGGCAGGGCATCGGCAGCCGCCTCGTCCAGGCCCTGATCGATCATCCGGAAGTCAGGACGGTTTTCCACTGGAGCCTGTCGACCAGCGATGCCCATGGTTTGTATGAAAAGCTCGGGTTCAAGCCATCGACCGACGGTCGCTACATGCGCTTGGATCGCATTCCTGAATGA
- a CDS encoding DNA-3-methyladenine glycosylase I, with protein MPDFAKIRARAAKRKGGEEELTSLLGPAPDNAAVADIADNRILSVMAERVFAAGFVWRVIEQKWPGFEEAFLRFEPKRLLFQPDDFWHDLASDQRIVRNPQKIKSVRENAAFVERVSKEHGGFGEFLANWPADDQVGLMAYLGKHGSRLGGNTGQYFLRWLGWDAFVISGDMAAALRDAGLDIAESPTSKRDLDKIQAQINQWVAQTGLPRRHISRILAMSIGENHSPQALREYMGDD; from the coding sequence ATGCCCGATTTCGCAAAAATCCGCGCACGCGCTGCAAAACGCAAAGGCGGCGAGGAGGAACTGACGTCACTGCTGGGTCCGGCGCCCGACAATGCCGCCGTGGCTGACATTGCGGACAATCGCATTCTGTCCGTTATGGCCGAGCGCGTCTTCGCCGCCGGTTTCGTCTGGCGCGTCATCGAGCAGAAATGGCCAGGTTTCGAAGAGGCGTTTCTGCGCTTCGAACCGAAGCGGCTGTTGTTCCAACCCGATGATTTCTGGCACGATCTGGCTTCCGATCAGCGCATCGTGCGCAATCCGCAGAAGATCAAATCCGTTCGCGAAAATGCGGCCTTTGTCGAGCGCGTGTCGAAGGAGCATGGCGGCTTCGGCGAATTCCTCGCCAACTGGCCGGCCGACGACCAGGTCGGGCTGATGGCCTATCTCGGCAAGCATGGCAGCCGGCTCGGCGGCAACACCGGCCAGTATTTCCTGCGCTGGCTGGGCTGGGACGCCTTTGTCATCTCAGGCGATATGGCCGCGGCTCTGCGCGACGCCGGCCTCGACATCGCCGAAAGCCCGACTTCGAAGAGGGATCTCGACAAGATCCAGGCGCAGATCAATCAGTGGGTCGCGCAGACAGGCCTGCCGCGCCGGCATATTTCGCGCATCCTGGCGATGTCGATCGGCGAGAACCATTCGCCGCAAGCGTTGCGCGAATATATGGGCGACGACTGA
- a CDS encoding DUF1003 domain-containing protein yields the protein MNKTVPELANRWLKRNPENLSELERRVLQSTVDRKPISQDINDSLAGLQGAGDRIADAIARVGGSWTFILSFIAFLILWIGANWWLLGQDSFDPYPFIFLNLVLSMIAALQAPVIMMSQNRQAARDRIDAAHDYEVNLKAEIEIMALHEKLDELRHSQIIGMRDEIAQIAEQLKRIDERLTPQTQPS from the coding sequence ATGAACAAGACCGTGCCCGAACTGGCCAATCGCTGGCTGAAGCGAAACCCGGAGAATTTGAGCGAGCTTGAGAGGCGGGTGCTGCAGAGTACCGTCGACCGCAAGCCCATATCGCAGGACATCAACGACAGTCTTGCCGGCCTTCAGGGCGCGGGCGACCGTATCGCAGATGCCATTGCGCGCGTCGGCGGTTCGTGGACGTTCATCCTGTCCTTTATCGCCTTCCTGATCCTCTGGATCGGTGCCAATTGGTGGCTGCTGGGGCAAGATTCGTTCGACCCCTACCCCTTCATCTTCCTCAACCTCGTCCTCTCGATGATCGCCGCCTTGCAGGCGCCGGTGATCATGATGTCGCAGAACCGCCAGGCGGCGCGCGACCGCATCGACGCCGCCCATGACTACGAAGTCAATTTGAAGGCCGAGATCGAGATCATGGCGCTGCACGAAAAGCTGGACGAGTTGCGCCACAGCCAGATCATCGGCATGCGCGACGAGATCGCGCAGATAGCCGAACAGCTGAAGCGGATCGACGAACGGCTCACCCCCCAGACCCAACCCTCATGA
- a CDS encoding DedA family protein: MTQAIHHFIEQYGLLAVFIGCLAEGESAAILGGFFAHQQVFVLWHAFLAAGLGAFVGDTFFFILGRSFADHRYVVRLRRRPGFRRAFRLLNTHPNIFVLSNRYVYGMRLVGGVAAGLSNIPAPRFVILNAISSVIWAVLFSTIGYVFGLGAEHFIGQALMRHERLLVGLGIGLTVAILAWFVARHIAKKERAKES, from the coding sequence ATGACGCAGGCCATCCATCATTTCATCGAACAGTATGGACTGCTTGCCGTCTTTATCGGCTGCCTCGCGGAGGGCGAAAGCGCCGCCATCCTCGGCGGCTTCTTCGCCCACCAGCAGGTCTTTGTCTTGTGGCACGCCTTCCTCGCGGCTGGCCTCGGCGCCTTCGTCGGCGATACCTTCTTCTTCATCCTTGGACGAAGCTTTGCCGACCATCGCTACGTCGTCAGATTGCGCAGGCGGCCCGGCTTTCGCCGTGCCTTTCGCCTGCTCAACACCCATCCAAACATTTTCGTGCTGTCCAACCGCTACGTCTACGGCATGCGCCTTGTCGGCGGCGTCGCGGCCGGGCTTTCCAATATCCCCGCGCCGCGCTTCGTCATCCTCAACGCCATTTCATCGGTGATCTGGGCGGTGCTGTTCAGCACGATCGGTTATGTCTTTGGACTGGGGGCCGAACACTTCATCGGCCAGGCGTTGATGCGTCATGAGCGATTGCTGGTCGGGCTTGGTATCGGCCTGACGGTGGCGATCCTTGCCTGGTTCGTCGCCCGTCACATTGCCAAGAAGGAGCGCGCCAAAGAGAGCTGA
- a CDS encoding ABC transporter ATP-binding protein, translated as MRPNDIMARFKIDLRASAFRSVLGFTLTHWRRQPWRLSLIMGGFLLSTLADVLTPLYSGRLVDAVASSAGADTIAWNAAMTAFSMLMALALTGVVLRNLAFMAIVELTLKMMADIAADAFHRVQRFSTDWHANSFAGSTVRKVTRGMWALDLLNDTILIALLPSIVMLVGSTLLLGWFWPLMGAVVAAGSVLFIMVTAMLSLGYVAPAARLANTWDTRLGGSLADAVSCNAVVKGFGAEEREEHRLARVVAKWRARTRRTWVRGTINGTTQGALLLVMRAAVIGLALMLWSWGQASAGDVAFVLTSFFVLQGYLRDIGTHIRNLQRSINDMEELVDFQSEPLGIEDRPGAKPIRITEGRISFDNVTFHYGNHRLALYRDFSVDIAPGERVGLVGHSGSGKTTFVKLIQRLYDVNAGRILVDGQDISQVAQASLRGQIAIVQQEPILFHRSLAENIAYSRPGATQDEIEHAAKLASAHDFITSLPKGYGTLVGERGVKLSGGERQRVAIARAFLADARILILDEATSSLDSESEVLIQQAMERLMVGRTTLVIAHRLSTVRALDRLLVFDRGKIVEEGSHDELIRLKGGIYRRLFERQALELTKGLVI; from the coding sequence TTGCGCCCGAATGACATCATGGCTCGTTTTAAGATCGATTTGCGCGCGAGCGCCTTTCGCAGCGTTCTTGGTTTCACGCTCACCCATTGGCGGCGCCAGCCGTGGCGGCTTTCGCTGATCATGGGCGGCTTCCTGCTGTCGACGCTGGCCGACGTTTTGACGCCGCTCTATTCTGGCCGGCTGGTCGACGCCGTCGCCAGCAGCGCCGGCGCCGACACGATTGCCTGGAATGCCGCGATGACGGCGTTTTCGATGCTGATGGCCCTGGCATTGACCGGCGTTGTCTTGCGCAACCTTGCGTTCATGGCGATCGTTGAGCTGACGCTGAAGATGATGGCGGACATTGCCGCCGACGCCTTCCATCGCGTCCAGCGCTTTTCCACCGACTGGCATGCCAACAGCTTTGCCGGCTCGACCGTGCGCAAGGTGACGCGCGGCATGTGGGCGCTCGACCTGCTCAACGACACGATCCTCATCGCGCTGCTGCCGTCCATCGTCATGCTGGTCGGCTCGACGCTGCTGCTCGGCTGGTTCTGGCCGCTGATGGGCGCGGTGGTTGCCGCCGGCTCGGTGTTGTTCATCATGGTGACGGCGATGCTGTCGCTTGGTTATGTCGCGCCGGCGGCAAGGCTCGCCAACACCTGGGACACGCGCCTCGGCGGCTCGCTGGCCGACGCGGTCAGCTGTAACGCCGTGGTCAAGGGCTTTGGCGCCGAGGAGCGCGAAGAGCACCGCCTCGCCAGGGTCGTCGCCAAATGGCGTGCGCGCACGCGGCGCACCTGGGTGCGCGGCACCATCAACGGCACCACGCAAGGGGCGCTGCTGCTGGTCATGCGCGCGGCGGTGATCGGCCTTGCGCTGATGCTGTGGTCGTGGGGACAGGCAAGCGCCGGCGACGTCGCCTTTGTGCTGACCTCGTTCTTCGTGCTGCAGGGCTATCTCAGGGATATCGGCACGCATATCCGCAATCTGCAGCGCTCGATCAACGACATGGAGGAGCTGGTCGATTTCCAGTCCGAACCGCTCGGCATCGAGGACCGGCCCGGCGCCAAGCCGATCCGCATCACTGAAGGACGGATCAGCTTCGACAACGTCACCTTTCACTACGGCAATCACCGATTGGCGCTCTATCGCGACTTTTCGGTCGATATCGCGCCGGGTGAACGTGTCGGACTGGTCGGCCATTCGGGTTCGGGCAAGACGACCTTCGTCAAGCTCATCCAGCGGCTCTATGACGTCAATGCGGGAAGGATCCTGGTCGACGGCCAGGACATCTCGCAAGTGGCGCAGGCGTCGCTGCGCGGGCAGATCGCCATCGTCCAGCAGGAGCCGATCCTGTTCCACCGGTCGCTGGCCGAGAACATCGCCTATAGCAGGCCGGGTGCGACGCAAGATGAGATCGAGCACGCCGCAAAGCTGGCGAGCGCGCACGACTTCATCACCAGCCTGCCGAAGGGTTATGGCACGCTGGTCGGCGAGCGCGGTGTGAAACTGTCGGGCGGCGAGCGTCAGCGCGTGGCGATCGCACGCGCGTTCCTTGCCGATGCGCGCATCCTGATCCTCGACGAGGCGACATCGAGCCTTGATTCGGAGTCGGAAGTGCTGATCCAGCAGGCGATGGAGCGGCTGATGGTCGGCCGCACGACGCTGGTCATCGCGCACCGGCTTTCGACGGTGCGGGCGCTCGACAGGCTGCTGGTCTTCGATCGCGGCAAGATCGTCGAGGAAGGCTCGCATGACGAACTGATCCGGCTGAAGGGCGGTATCTACCGCCGCCTGTTCGAGCGCCAGGCGCTGGAGCTGACCAAGGGTCTGGTGATTTGA
- a CDS encoding hemerythrin domain-containing protein → MSEATNFLLLERKGLPDDLRWLVEKYPRENWQDHANIRGIANMWLQRHDMFRELGGMLTKGIGDYREGRLTAPDFARWFAPRLNHFLGNLDGHHNVEDYQYFPVFTKAEPRLKRGFEILDADHHTIHEGLQRNAEAANAFIKTLQESEDRQRFAADAYADENSRLIAMLTRHLADEEDLIIPLILDRGDVALGVD, encoded by the coding sequence ATGTCTGAAGCCACCAACTTTCTGCTTCTGGAACGCAAAGGCCTGCCGGACGATCTGCGCTGGCTCGTCGAAAAATACCCGCGTGAAAACTGGCAGGACCATGCCAACATCCGCGGCATCGCCAATATGTGGCTGCAGCGGCACGACATGTTCCGCGAACTCGGCGGCATGCTGACCAAGGGCATTGGCGATTATCGCGAGGGCAGGCTGACGGCGCCCGACTTCGCGCGCTGGTTCGCGCCTCGCCTCAACCATTTTCTCGGTAATCTCGATGGCCACCACAATGTCGAGGATTACCAATATTTCCCGGTCTTCACCAAGGCCGAGCCCCGGCTGAAGCGCGGCTTCGAGATTCTCGATGCCGACCACCACACCATCCATGAAGGGCTGCAGCGCAATGCCGAGGCGGCCAATGCCTTCATCAAGACGCTGCAGGAGAGCGAGGACAGACAGCGCTTCGCCGCCGACGCCTATGCCGACGAAAACAGCCGGCTGATCGCCATGTTGACCCGGCATCTTGCCGACGAGGAAGACCTGATCATTCCGCTGATCCTCGATCGGGGTGATGTCGCGCTCGGCGTAGACTAG
- a CDS encoding NAD+ synthase, protein MTKKLDILRIAVAQLNPTVGDISGNLAKAREARADAARQGADLVLYTELFLAGYPPEDLVLKPAFLKACEKAAEDFARDTADGGPGVIIGTPLKRKSGTHNSIIFADGGKIIAERYKLDLPNYGEFDEKRVFQAGPEIQGPVNFRGVRIGIPICEDIWGDVDICETLAESGAEILLVPNGSPYYRAKIDVRHQVVIRQVIECGLPMIYANQLGGQDELIFDGASFAIGSDKTLAFQMSQFEEAVDVTTWKRTRDAAGAQNGNSEGWVCSEGPMSKIPEREEADYRACMLGLRDYVNKNGFKNVVLGLSGGIDSAICAALAVDALGEERLRAVMMPYRYTSKDSLKDAEDCARALGCRYDIVPIFEPVEGFLHALTQMFEGTKEGITEENLQSRARGTILMAISNKFGSMVVTTGNKSEMSVGYATLYGDMNGGFNPIKDLYKMQVYALSRWRNSHVPPGALGPSGEVIPKNIIDKAPSAELRENQTDQDSLPPYPVLDDILECLVENEMGVDDIVARGHDRATVTRIEHLLYIAEYKRRQAAPGVKITKKNFGRDRRYPITNRFRDRLDTVS, encoded by the coding sequence ATGACCAAGAAGCTCGACATCCTGCGCATCGCCGTCGCCCAGCTCAATCCGACTGTTGGCGACATATCAGGCAACCTCGCCAAGGCACGCGAGGCGAGGGCGGATGCCGCCCGCCAGGGCGCCGATCTCGTGCTCTACACCGAGCTTTTCCTCGCCGGCTATCCGCCGGAAGATCTGGTGCTGAAGCCGGCCTTCCTGAAAGCCTGTGAAAAGGCGGCAGAAGATTTCGCCAGGGATACCGCCGATGGCGGCCCGGGCGTCATCATCGGCACGCCGCTGAAGCGCAAGAGTGGCACGCACAATTCGATCATCTTCGCCGATGGCGGCAAGATCATTGCCGAGCGCTACAAGCTCGATCTGCCGAACTACGGTGAGTTCGACGAGAAGCGCGTCTTCCAGGCCGGACCGGAGATCCAGGGACCGGTCAATTTCCGCGGCGTGCGCATCGGGATTCCGATCTGCGAGGACATCTGGGGCGATGTCGACATCTGCGAGACGCTGGCCGAAAGCGGTGCGGAAATCCTGCTGGTGCCGAACGGTTCGCCCTATTATCGCGCCAAGATCGATGTTCGCCACCAGGTCGTCATCCGTCAGGTCATCGAGTGCGGACTGCCGATGATCTATGCCAACCAGCTTGGCGGCCAGGACGAGCTGATCTTTGACGGCGCTTCGTTCGCCATAGGGTCCGACAAGACACTTGCCTTCCAGATGAGCCAGTTCGAGGAAGCAGTCGACGTCACCACCTGGAAGAGGACCCGCGACGCCGCAGGCGCGCAAAACGGAAACTCCGAAGGCTGGGTCTGCTCGGAAGGGCCGATGTCGAAAATCCCGGAACGGGAGGAAGCCGACTATCGCGCCTGCATGCTGGGCCTGCGCGACTACGTCAACAAGAACGGTTTCAAGAACGTCGTGCTTGGTCTGTCCGGCGGCATCGATTCGGCGATCTGCGCGGCTCTGGCCGTCGATGCGCTCGGCGAGGAGCGGCTGCGCGCGGTGATGATGCCCTACCGCTATACCTCGAAGGACTCGCTGAAAGATGCCGAGGATTGCGCCCGCGCGCTCGGCTGCCGCTATGACATCGTGCCGATCTTCGAGCCAGTCGAAGGCTTTCTGCACGCACTGACGCAGATGTTCGAAGGCACCAAGGAAGGCATCACCGAGGAGAATTTGCAGAGCCGCGCGCGCGGCACCATCCTGATGGCGATCTCCAACAAGTTCGGCTCGATGGTCGTCACCACCGGCAACAAGAGCGAGATGTCGGTCGGCTATGCCACGCTCTATGGCGACATGAATGGCGGCTTCAATCCGATCAAGGACCTCTACAAGATGCAGGTCTATGCGCTGTCGCGCTGGCGCAACAGCCACGTGCCGCCGGGCGCACTTGGCCCCTCCGGCGAGGTGATCCCGAAGAACATCATCGACAAGGCGCCGTCGGCGGAATTGCGCGAGAACCAGACCGACCAGGATTCGCTGCCGCCCTATCCGGTGCTGGACGATATCCTCGAATGCCTGGTCGAGAACGAGATGGGCGTCGACGACATCGTCGCGCGCGGCCATGACCGGGCGACGGTGACGCGCATTGAGCACCTGCTCTACATCGCCGAATACAAGCGCCGGCAGGCAGCACCTGGTGTGAAGATCACCAAAAAGAACTTCGGGCGCGACCGCCGCTATCCCATCACCAACCGGTTCAGGGATCGGCTGGACACGGTTTCCTGA
- a CDS encoding DUF2865 domain-containing protein: MASGGWKQAHAAVLLGLLLSATWGVAEPQAASRVCRQLEADLAAASRGGGGGPALIRKYDAAIARQHEQISKARSQASQAGCGFSLFGRNLNQCAGLNATIDRMNANLDALQGKRERLAGGGSRRDRGRILAALDANGCRDDTVAPRRAPLQEANRDGGSTNLFDQLFGGNSQQLDTPDALDQPDDPDEERSVRRVLNRPGIPDFPSVGGEFHTSCVRTCDGYFFPMSNSASTSDFERDQKNCGSSCPGTEMQVFYSRGMDDDSAKMTSSVTGQPYSELPTAYLYKQSNIPRPPACGCNAAAQGFQIIAGNPPYPEQSLPDTDAAPFIPVPASKPDPGADPETLANLEGGLDREAIKRLSVKPVTSPVSALPPEQRKVRVVGPTFLPDPSAAIDLQAPAPKTVR, encoded by the coding sequence ATGGCAAGCGGAGGGTGGAAGCAGGCGCATGCTGCCGTGCTGCTTGGCCTTCTGTTGTCCGCAACCTGGGGGGTAGCCGAGCCACAGGCCGCTTCGCGGGTCTGCCGCCAGTTGGAAGCCGATCTTGCCGCGGCCTCACGCGGCGGTGGTGGCGGTCCGGCGCTGATCCGGAAATATGACGCCGCCATCGCCAGGCAGCATGAGCAGATTTCGAAGGCCCGCAGCCAAGCGAGCCAGGCAGGGTGCGGCTTTTCGCTGTTTGGCCGCAACCTCAATCAATGCGCCGGGCTCAACGCCACCATCGATCGCATGAATGCCAACCTCGATGCGCTGCAAGGCAAACGCGAGCGGCTTGCCGGCGGCGGCTCGCGCCGTGACCGGGGACGCATCCTGGCGGCACTTGATGCCAATGGCTGCCGCGACGACACCGTTGCGCCTCGGCGTGCGCCCTTACAGGAAGCGAACCGCGACGGCGGCAGCACAAACCTGTTCGACCAGCTTTTCGGCGGCAACAGCCAGCAGCTCGACACGCCAGATGCACTTGACCAGCCTGACGATCCCGACGAAGAGCGCAGCGTCCGCCGGGTGCTCAATCGGCCCGGTATACCGGACTTTCCGAGCGTCGGCGGTGAATTCCACACCTCCTGTGTACGCACCTGCGATGGCTACTTCTTCCCGATGTCGAACTCGGCCTCGACCAGCGACTTCGAACGGGATCAGAAGAATTGCGGATCGAGCTGCCCCGGCACCGAGATGCAGGTTTTCTACTCGCGCGGCATGGACGACGATTCGGCCAAGATGACATCATCCGTCACCGGCCAGCCCTACAGTGAATTGCCGACCGCCTATCTCTACAAGCAATCCAACATCCCTCGGCCGCCGGCCTGCGGCTGCAATGCCGCCGCGCAGGGCTTCCAGATCATCGCCGGCAATCCGCCGTATCCGGAACAGTCGTTGCCCGATACGGACGCTGCTCCGTTCATCCCGGTCCCGGCGTCCAAGCCGGATCCAGGTGCCGATCCGGAAACCCTGGCCAATCTGGAAGGCGGGCTCGATCGCGAGGCGATCAAGCGACTTTCGGTCAAGCCGGTGACGTCGCCAGTGTCAGCGCTGCCACCGGAACAGCGCAAGGTCAGGGTCGTCGGGCCAACGTTCCTTCCCGACCCATCAGCGGCAATAGATCTGCAAGCTCCGGCCCCGAAGACAGTCCGGTAA